A genomic segment from Thiomicrorhabdus aquaedulcis encodes:
- the lepB gene encoding signal peptidase I, with amino-acid sequence MSFELILVMITAVTGVITYVDRIIWRPKRLAAVTTEKEPILVEYARSLFPVFLVVLVLRSFIIEPFRIPSGSMYPTLEIGDFIAVNKFSYGVKLPVLQTTIIPISLPQRGDVVVFKYPKDPDVDYIKRVVGLPGDRITYLDRVLYVNDQAVSYEPIGKYVGNESGSVMNGAKELKETLSDGHEHRILWDESKASLDIQTLTVPEGEYFMMGDNRDHSNDSRFWGTVPEKNLKGKAFGIWMNWDNGVHFNRIGKGIN; translated from the coding sequence ATGAGCTTTGAACTGATTTTAGTGATGATTACGGCCGTTACCGGCGTGATCACCTATGTTGATCGCATCATTTGGCGTCCTAAGCGCTTAGCGGCGGTTACCACCGAAAAAGAGCCAATTTTGGTTGAGTACGCGCGCTCGTTGTTCCCGGTGTTTTTGGTGGTATTGGTCTTGCGTTCGTTTATTATCGAGCCGTTTCGCATTCCGTCGGGTTCGATGTACCCCACGTTAGAAATTGGTGATTTTATTGCCGTGAATAAGTTTTCTTACGGCGTTAAATTGCCGGTATTGCAAACCACTATTATTCCGATCAGCCTGCCACAACGCGGCGATGTGGTGGTGTTTAAATACCCCAAAGACCCCGATGTTGACTACATTAAACGCGTAGTGGGTCTGCCGGGTGATCGTATTACTTATTTAGACCGTGTGTTGTACGTTAACGACCAAGCAGTCAGTTATGAACCTATTGGTAAATACGTTGGAAACGAATCGGGTTCGGTGATGAACGGCGCTAAAGAACTTAAAGAAACTTTAAGCGATGGGCATGAACACCGCATTTTGTGGGATGAAAGCAAAGCCAGCTTAGACATTCAAACACTTACGGTTCCCGAAGGTGAATACTTTATGATGGGCGACAATCGTGATCACAGTAACGACAGTCGTTTTTGGGGTACCGTCCCCGAAAAAAATCTTAAAGGCAAAGCCTTTGGTATTTGGATGAACTGGGATAATGGCGTGCATTTTAACCGCATTGGTAAAGGGATTAACTAA
- the rnc gene encoding ribonuclease III gives MAVKSSDTFPVERMAKLNALSKKLGYEYQNIDYLQRALTHRSVGSRNNERLEFLGDSLVNFMIADVLFHQFDRLPEGDMSRIRAHLVKGDTLAVIGREYNLSDYLVLGPGELKSGGYRRNSIIADAVEAIIASVYEDGGLDVCRDLVTRFYQERLAELDPKNVGKDPKTRLQEWLQSNNQPLPEYSIISVNGAAHAQEFTVSCYVEKLTSKFEATASSRRKAEQLAAEIALEALGEF, from the coding sequence ATGGCGGTTAAATCCTCAGATACATTCCCAGTAGAGCGCATGGCAAAATTAAATGCGTTGTCTAAAAAACTGGGTTACGAGTACCAAAATATTGACTATTTGCAACGCGCTTTAACCCATCGCAGTGTGGGTTCTAGAAACAACGAGCGGTTGGAGTTTTTGGGTGACAGTTTGGTCAATTTTATGATTGCCGATGTGTTGTTTCACCAGTTTGACCGCTTGCCAGAAGGTGACATGAGCCGTATTCGCGCTCATTTGGTTAAGGGTGACACCTTGGCGGTCATTGGCCGAGAGTATAATTTAAGCGATTATTTAGTCTTGGGACCCGGTGAGCTAAAAAGTGGCGGTTACCGACGTAACTCGATTATTGCCGATGCGGTTGAGGCCATTATTGCCTCGGTTTATGAAGACGGCGGATTGGATGTGTGTCGAGATTTGGTTACGCGTTTTTATCAAGAGCGCTTGGCTGAATTAGACCCTAAAAATGTTGGTAAAGACCCTAAAACACGTTTGCAAGAGTGGTTGCAGTCTAATAATCAACCGCTGCCCGAATACAGTATTATTAGTGTAAATGGTGCCGCACACGCCCAAGAATTTACAGTGTCGTGTTACGTTGAAAAACTCACCTCAAAATTTGAGGCTACGGCATCAAGCCGTCGCAAGGCCGAACAATTAGCCGCCGAAATAGCGCTGGAAGCCTTAGGCGAATTTTAA
- the era gene encoding GTPase Era, with protein sequence MTDNILSLEAILASAELAQSADELAAHSDYKAGFAAVIGRPNVGKSTIMNELLGQKLSITSHKPQTTRHRIHGIHTTDTHQIVYVDTPGMHLGGQKSINDYMNRTANSAFADVDVILFVVEAGRWSSEDQAVAKKLQGSPTPVVVLVNKIDNFKNKEDLFPYLQKVAANVEFTTLIPISAYKRNGLDLVEKEVLKYLPNQAKLFPEEYITDRSTRFLASEIIREKLMRSLGEEVPYGATVEIEQLKFNEDQNRWEVNALILVERPGQKQIVIGNKGSLIKEMGIQARKDLTTLLDGRVHLELWVKIKENWSDDARALASLGYDDNYSS encoded by the coding sequence ATGACAGACAATATACTTTCACTGGAGGCTATTTTAGCCAGCGCGGAATTGGCACAATCAGCCGATGAATTGGCGGCACACTCTGATTACAAAGCCGGTTTTGCTGCGGTAATTGGCCGTCCTAATGTGGGTAAATCCACTATTATGAACGAGTTGCTGGGGCAAAAACTCAGCATTACCTCACACAAACCACAAACTACGCGCCATCGCATTCACGGCATTCACACCACCGACACGCATCAAATTGTTTATGTAGACACGCCAGGAATGCACTTGGGTGGGCAAAAGTCCATTAACGATTATATGAACCGCACCGCCAACAGCGCGTTTGCCGATGTAGACGTCATTTTATTTGTGGTCGAAGCCGGGCGTTGGAGCAGTGAAGACCAAGCGGTCGCTAAAAAATTGCAAGGCAGTCCAACGCCGGTGGTGGTGTTGGTGAATAAAATTGATAATTTTAAAAACAAAGAAGACCTGTTTCCGTACTTGCAAAAAGTGGCCGCTAACGTTGAATTTACGACGTTAATCCCTATTTCGGCTTACAAGCGCAATGGGTTGGATTTGGTTGAAAAAGAAGTTTTAAAATACCTGCCCAATCAAGCCAAACTGTTTCCAGAAGAGTACATTACCGACCGTTCAACGCGCTTTTTGGCATCGGAAATTATTCGTGAAAAACTCATGCGCAGTTTAGGCGAAGAAGTGCCGTATGGCGCTACTGTTGAAATTGAACAGCTTAAGTTTAACGAGGACCAAAATCGCTGGGAAGTAAATGCACTTATTTTGGTAGAGCGCCCTGGGCAAAAGCAAATTGTGATTGGTAACAAAGGTTCGCTTATTAAAGAGATGGGCATTCAAGCACGTAAAGATTTAACCACCTTGCTGGACGGTCGAGTGCATTTGGAGTTGTGGGTTAAAATCAAAGAAAATTGGTCGGATGACGCACGTGCGTTGGCCAGTTTGGGTTACGACGACAATTACAGCAGTTGA
- the recO gene encoding DNA repair protein RecO, whose amino-acid sequence MDIEQNAFVLHSRPYRETSSLVSLFTPDYGKLTAVVRGVRGGKKAAAHKVAMLQPFQMLTIGWRHNPRATSDLITLQQLEATPLRFPLLGENAVCGLYENELLYRMLYPGVVSEALFVDYQQSLYHLANAQNRLDQAWSLRQFEFQLLDALGFGLVCDVDTQQQPLDPQSQYAYYPQMGAVKLMDSVTEPGQAVIIRGECLLKLPQLSLCPTCMNAWKALLRSALQAHLGAKPIMTRQLFSRAPTTY is encoded by the coding sequence GTGGATATTGAACAAAACGCCTTTGTGCTGCATTCCAGACCCTATCGGGAAACCAGTTCGTTGGTAAGCTTGTTTACCCCGGATTATGGCAAGCTAACGGCGGTGGTGCGTGGTGTGCGTGGTGGCAAAAAAGCCGCTGCGCACAAAGTGGCCATGCTGCAACCGTTTCAAATGCTGACCATTGGGTGGCGTCACAATCCGCGCGCTACATCCGATCTAATTACCTTACAGCAACTTGAAGCCACACCCTTACGTTTTCCGTTGTTGGGCGAAAACGCGGTGTGTGGTTTGTATGAAAACGAGCTGCTGTATCGAATGCTGTATCCTGGCGTGGTGTCTGAGGCGCTGTTTGTGGATTATCAACAGAGTTTGTACCATCTGGCCAACGCCCAAAATCGACTTGACCAGGCCTGGTCATTACGCCAATTTGAGTTTCAACTGTTGGATGCATTGGGGTTTGGTTTGGTGTGTGATGTGGATACCCAACAGCAACCGCTTGACCCACAATCCCAATACGCTTACTACCCCCAAATGGGGGCGGTGAAGTTAATGGACTCTGTGACCGAGCCGGGTCAAGCGGTGATTATACGGGGTGAATGTTTGTTAAAGTTGCCTCAGTTAAGCCTTTGCCCCACGTGTATGAACGCGTGGAAAGCTTTATTGCGCAGCGCGTTGCAAGCGCATTTGGGCGCAAAACCCATTATGACGCGGCAACTGTTTAGCCGCGCGCCAACGACGTATTAA
- the pdxJ gene encoding pyridoxine 5'-phosphate synthase, with protein MKPIYLGLNIDHVATLRQARGTRYPDPIKAALDAEMAGADSITLHLREDRRHIQDSDVTRICAMRQTKVNLEMAATEEMVQIALAHQPEDICLVPEKREELTTEGGLDVAGQLPWLTQVCARLAQAGCRVSLFIDPDEVQIEAAKEAGAPVIELHTGTYAELTKPAEIAAELERIRHAAEYATRLGLVVNAGHGLHYHNVQPLAAIKEIEELNIGHAIIAHAVFVGLPEAIREMKRLMVEARQQAYLPE; from the coding sequence ATGAAACCTATCTATTTAGGGCTAAACATTGATCACGTTGCCACCTTAAGACAAGCGCGCGGTACGCGATACCCCGACCCGATTAAAGCGGCTCTAGACGCAGAAATGGCCGGTGCCGACAGCATAACGTTGCATTTACGCGAAGACCGTCGCCATATTCAAGACAGTGATGTAACGCGAATTTGTGCGATGCGTCAAACCAAAGTCAACTTAGAGATGGCGGCCACCGAAGAGATGGTGCAAATTGCCTTAGCACATCAACCCGAAGACATTTGCCTTGTGCCCGAAAAACGCGAAGAGCTCACCACCGAAGGCGGGTTGGATGTGGCCGGCCAACTGCCATGGCTTACCCAAGTGTGCGCGCGTTTGGCGCAAGCGGGTTGTCGAGTATCGCTGTTTATTGACCCAGATGAAGTGCAAATTGAAGCCGCTAAAGAAGCCGGTGCGCCAGTAATTGAACTGCACACCGGAACCTATGCCGAGTTAACCAAGCCGGCTGAAATTGCCGCTGAGCTAGAGCGTATTCGCCATGCCGCAGAGTACGCCACCCGTTTGGGTTTGGTGGTCAATGCGGGGCACGGCTTGCATTATCATAACGTACAGCCGCTGGCCGCCATTAAAGAGATTGAAGAGCTTAACATTGGTCATGCCATTATTGCTCACGCCGTGTTTGTCGGCTTGCCTGAAGCGATTCGTGAGATGAAGCGTTTGATGGTGGAAGCGCGTCAACAAGCGTATCTGCCTGAGTAA
- the acpS gene encoding holo-ACP synthase, protein MIIGIGTDIVDVARIAGVYQRQGDAFAKRLLSPSELLDYTQHTHPERFLAKRWALKEAVSKALGTGISQGVCFCDMTIGHSPLGQPILTLANQTLAHANRLGITNWSVSVSDEKTHAVAFVIAEQR, encoded by the coding sequence ATGATTATTGGCATTGGCACCGACATTGTAGACGTAGCGCGGATTGCGGGTGTGTACCAGCGCCAAGGTGATGCGTTTGCCAAACGTTTATTGTCGCCCAGCGAGTTATTGGATTACACCCAGCACACCCACCCCGAACGCTTTTTGGCCAAACGTTGGGCGCTTAAAGAAGCGGTCTCTAAAGCGTTGGGCACGGGCATTAGCCAAGGGGTCTGTTTTTGCGATATGACCATTGGCCACAGTCCTTTGGGGCAGCCCATTTTAACCTTAGCCAATCAAACACTCGCTCACGCCAACCGCTTGGGCATTACCAATTGGTCGGTGAGTGTGAGCGATGAAAAAACTCACGCGGTGGCGTTTGTCATTGCTGAACAGCGCTAA
- a CDS encoding DUF445 domain-containing protein, with protein sequence MNKSLITNLVAALLLVAGVLLNNTLLSLVGLFALSGGLTNWLAIHMLFEKVPGLVGSGVIPAQFEAFKNAIKTLMMEQFFTQANIDRFVSGQDSQVHLHLQPVIEKVDLSPSFDKLVDVIMNSSFGSMLSMFGGASALTPLKEPFVLNMKQSLIELTQQESFIELLKNQIDQPNVMAEIRAKSKKLLMPG encoded by the coding sequence ATGAATAAAAGTCTTATCACCAATCTAGTTGCGGCGTTGTTGCTGGTGGCCGGTGTGTTATTAAATAACACGCTATTGAGCTTGGTTGGCTTGTTTGCCTTATCGGGCGGGTTAACCAACTGGCTGGCGATTCATATGTTGTTTGAAAAAGTACCAGGCCTGGTCGGTTCTGGGGTGATTCCCGCGCAGTTTGAGGCCTTTAAAAATGCCATTAAAACGCTCATGATGGAACAGTTTTTTACCCAAGCCAACATTGATCGCTTTGTAAGCGGGCAAGATTCGCAGGTGCATTTGCACTTGCAACCGGTCATTGAAAAAGTCGATTTATCGCCTTCGTTTGACAAGCTGGTGGACGTGATTATGAACTCGTCGTTTGGCAGCATGCTCAGCATGTTTGGCGGCGCTAGCGCACTCACGCCGCTAAAAGAGCCGTTTGTGCTTAATATGAAACAGTCGTTGATTGAACTCACACAACAAGAATCGTTTATAGAACTGCTTAAAAATCAGATTGATCAGCCCAATGTGATGGCCGAAATTCGCGCAAAATCGAAGAAATTATTGATGCCCGGCTAA
- a CDS encoding EAL domain-containing protein: MGTYFPIADIQIGCEHCAAQLPFGFSYAFQPIVNISTHTIFGYEALVRGENGESAYSILSLVDDQNRYAFDQACRVKAIGLAAQLNLKSMLSINFLPNAVYQPEHCIQSTLRAAKLHNFPISQIMFEITESEVVVDSKHLTKIFNYYQKQGFTTAIDDFGAGHAGLNLLANFIPNILKIDMELIRDIHLNPVKQIIAKGLISICQQLNITVLAEGLECKEEVDFFAKEGVELMQGYYFAKPGFETLPEVAGFV; the protein is encoded by the coding sequence ATGGGAACCTACTTTCCAATTGCGGACATTCAAATAGGCTGTGAGCATTGTGCCGCTCAACTGCCCTTTGGTTTTAGTTATGCGTTTCAACCCATCGTTAACATTTCAACGCACACCATTTTTGGTTATGAAGCCTTAGTGCGTGGCGAAAATGGTGAGTCGGCTTACAGCATTTTGTCGCTAGTGGATGACCAAAATCGCTACGCTTTTGACCAGGCCTGTCGGGTTAAGGCCATTGGTTTAGCCGCGCAACTTAACTTAAAATCGATGTTAAGCATTAACTTTTTACCCAATGCCGTCTACCAACCAGAGCATTGCATTCAAAGCACCTTACGCGCCGCAAAATTGCATAATTTTCCAATTAGTCAAATTATGTTTGAGATTACCGAATCTGAAGTGGTTGTGGATTCAAAACACCTTACTAAAATCTTTAATTACTATCAAAAACAAGGCTTTACCACGGCTATTGATGACTTTGGTGCGGGTCATGCGGGTTTAAATTTATTGGCCAATTTCATACCCAATATATTAAAAATCGACATGGAATTAATCCGTGACATTCACCTAAATCCAGTTAAACAAATTATTGCCAAAGGGTTGATTTCGATTTGCCAGCAACTCAACATTACCGTGCTGGCCGAAGGGCTTGAATGCAAAGAAGAAGTAGACTTTTTTGCCAAAGAAGGGGTAGAGCTGATGCAAGGTTACTATTTTGCCAAACCCGGCTTTGAAACCTTACCCGAAGTGGCCGGCTTTGTATAA
- a CDS encoding transporter suffix domain-containing protein, whose amino-acid sequence MTLSDYRMLKTLGYGLIALSTLAWIAVFIVPFLDLSVGQIAAFITALIIFAEVTFYLAILLLGKPLWQKIKQTLSNKLNRSVD is encoded by the coding sequence ATGACATTAAGTGATTACCGTATGCTAAAAACGTTGGGCTATGGACTGATTGCGCTGTCAACACTGGCTTGGATTGCGGTGTTTATTGTGCCGTTTTTAGACCTGAGTGTTGGGCAAATCGCCGCGTTTATCACGGCACTGATTATTTTTGCCGAAGTGACGTTTTACCTGGCGATTTTACTGTTGGGCAAACCGCTGTGGCAAAAAATCAAACAGACGCTGAGCAACAAGCTTAATCGTTCGGTGGATTAA
- a CDS encoding PA4780 family RIO1-like protein kinase, whose translation MKTPKRILPLVEDGLVDEVLRPLMSGKEADVFVVRCGTQIRCAKIYKEANKRSFKKAVEYQEGRKVRNSRRARAMEKGSKFGRAEQETVWQNAEVDALYQLAAAGVRVPQPYGCFDGVLLMELITDENGDVAPRLNDVTLTHEQALEDHAVVMHYIMRMLCVGLVHGDLSEFNVLLDQYGPVIIDLPQAVYAAANNNAKRMLARDVNNMTEYYGQYAPELLTTQYAKEIWALFEKGELDRDLQLTGEFDEVEIEADVDAVMEEIKAAFAAEQARLARLRIAQGLEDEKPVDDDYCPPEYR comes from the coding sequence ATGAAAACCCCAAAAAGAATTTTGCCATTGGTTGAAGATGGCCTGGTGGATGAAGTGTTGCGTCCGTTAATGAGCGGTAAAGAGGCCGATGTATTTGTGGTGCGCTGTGGTACTCAAATACGCTGCGCCAAGATTTACAAAGAAGCCAATAAGCGCAGTTTTAAAAAGGCGGTTGAATACCAAGAAGGACGTAAAGTTCGCAACAGTCGCCGCGCGCGTGCCATGGAAAAAGGTTCTAAATTTGGCCGCGCCGAACAAGAAACCGTTTGGCAAAATGCCGAGGTAGACGCACTTTACCAACTGGCCGCTGCCGGTGTTAGGGTGCCACAACCCTACGGCTGTTTTGACGGCGTGTTGTTAATGGAATTAATTACCGACGAAAACGGCGACGTAGCCCCCAGACTCAACGACGTAACCCTTACCCACGAACAAGCACTTGAAGACCACGCCGTGGTCATGCACTACATAATGCGCATGTTGTGCGTGGGCTTGGTGCATGGCGATTTATCGGAATTTAATGTGCTACTCGACCAGTACGGCCCAGTGATTATTGACCTGCCCCAAGCGGTGTACGCGGCGGCCAACAACAATGCCAAACGCATGCTGGCACGTGATGTCAATAACATGACCGAATACTATGGCCAATACGCACCCGAACTGCTTACTACACAGTACGCCAAAGAGATCTGGGCACTGTTTGAAAAAGGCGAACTAGACCGTGACTTGCAATTGACTGGCGAATTTGACGAAGTAGAAATAGAGGCCGATGTGGACGCCGTGATGGAAGAGATTAAAGCCGCTTTTGCGGCCGAACAAGCGCGCCTGGCTCGTTTAAGAATTGCCCAGGGGTTAGAAGACGAAAAACCTGTGGACGATGATTATTGCCCACCTGAATATAGATGA
- the greB gene encoding transcription elongation factor GreB — translation MNSPANLITQEGRAVLEKELDFLWRIERRDTTVAVTEAAAHGDRSENAEYKEGKRRLREIDRRIRFLRKRLDELKIVHYSPQQEGKVYFGAWVELENDAKLVVHYRIVGADEFDPQKNAISINSPMARALIGKQVDDEVTVITPEGTKVWYVNRIWYK, via the coding sequence ATGAACAGCCCAGCAAATTTAATCACTCAAGAAGGCCGTGCGGTCTTAGAAAAAGAACTCGACTTTTTATGGCGCATTGAACGACGCGACACCACCGTAGCGGTAACCGAAGCCGCTGCGCATGGCGACCGGTCAGAAAATGCCGAATACAAAGAAGGTAAGCGTCGTTTGCGTGAGATTGATCGCCGTATTCGGTTTTTACGCAAACGCTTAGACGAACTTAAAATTGTGCATTATTCGCCACAGCAAGAAGGCAAAGTCTATTTTGGCGCATGGGTAGAGCTTGAAAACGACGCCAAACTGGTGGTGCACTATCGCATTGTGGGCGCGGATGAATTTGACCCGCAAAAAAACGCCATCAGCATCAACTCGCCCATGGCGCGGGCGCTGATTGGCAAACAAGTGGACGATGAAGTGACGGTCATTACTCCAGAAGGCACAAAAGTTTGGTACGTTAACCGCATTTGGTATAAATAA
- a CDS encoding DUF6858 family protein: MPYFELEFTKDESRFASVKDILNYLHGLIEAHPKAVNIAIFDHYSHTKSIDGEINPDIKDAQNIILCFGMQLPSADPVAVRPRSIGVTDLGDRFVVNFMEAPNPIANDTMEAWVKSLIK; this comes from the coding sequence ATACCCTATTTTGAACTTGAATTTACCAAAGACGAGTCTAGATTTGCCAGCGTAAAAGACATTTTAAATTATTTGCACGGCTTAATTGAAGCGCACCCAAAAGCGGTTAACATCGCCATTTTTGACCATTACAGCCACACCAAAAGCATTGATGGCGAAATTAATCCCGACATTAAAGACGCGCAAAACATCATTTTATGTTTTGGTATGCAACTGCCTTCGGCCGACCCAGTCGCCGTGCGCCCACGCTCTATTGGCGTAACCGATTTGGGCGATCGTTTTGTGGTCAACTTTATGGAAGCCCCTAATCCCATTGCCAACGACACCATGGAAGCTTGGGTAAAATCGTTGATTAAATAA
- a CDS encoding NAD(P)/FAD-dependent oxidoreductase, which produces MNITILGSGFAALTAIKQTRKLAPNANITVIAPTEELVYYPSLIWIPARLRKGDDLRINLHNFFNRQRVQFVEGTVQNVINQGRTVVTDKGTYPNDGLIIASGGRFIKKLPGIEHAITPCEGILAAEKIRDRLDAMESGTIAIGFGANPNEPSAMRGGPMFEFLFGIDNLLRKQGRRKNFKIVFFNPSAQPGLRLGEKVPEKLASMMAKQDIDTHLGHKMVGFESNLVKTEGGEFHADLILFMPGMTGPAWLDQSELPKSPGGMITANMQTQVEGYQNVFVAGDNGSFPGPDWQPKQAHAADLQAKAAATNLVKSLQGQSDFVSFKHELICIVDTLTHGILIKRTEKGTTLLPPCRLLHWAKRGFEILYLRQYK; this is translated from the coding sequence ATGAACATCACCATTTTAGGCAGCGGTTTTGCCGCACTCACCGCAATTAAACAAACTCGTAAATTAGCCCCCAACGCCAACATCACCGTTATTGCCCCTACCGAAGAACTGGTGTATTACCCCAGTTTAATTTGGATTCCGGCGCGTTTACGCAAGGGCGACGATTTACGCATTAATTTGCATAACTTTTTTAATCGTCAGCGCGTGCAGTTTGTAGAAGGCACTGTGCAAAACGTCATTAATCAAGGCCGTACAGTCGTGACCGACAAAGGCACCTACCCTAACGACGGCTTAATTATTGCCAGCGGAGGACGTTTTATTAAAAAACTTCCCGGCATTGAACACGCCATTACACCATGCGAAGGCATTTTAGCCGCCGAAAAAATTCGTGACCGTTTAGACGCGATGGAATCGGGCACCATCGCCATTGGCTTTGGCGCCAACCCCAACGAACCTTCGGCCATGCGCGGCGGGCCAATGTTTGAATTTTTGTTTGGTATTGATAACCTACTGCGCAAACAAGGTCGCCGTAAAAATTTCAAAATTGTGTTTTTTAACCCGTCTGCCCAACCCGGTTTACGCTTAGGCGAAAAAGTGCCCGAAAAGCTCGCCAGCATGATGGCCAAACAAGACATCGACACTCATCTTGGCCACAAAATGGTCGGTTTTGAGAGCAACCTGGTTAAAACCGAAGGTGGTGAGTTTCACGCCGATTTAATTTTATTTATGCCTGGCATGACCGGCCCGGCGTGGTTAGACCAATCAGAACTGCCCAAATCACCCGGCGGCATGATTACCGCCAACATGCAGACGCAAGTTGAAGGCTATCAAAACGTCTTTGTCGCCGGTGATAACGGGAGTTTTCCAGGACCCGATTGGCAACCCAAACAAGCGCACGCCGCCGATTTACAAGCTAAAGCCGCCGCCACCAACTTGGTTAAATCGCTGCAAGGGCAAAGCGACTTTGTTAGCTTTAAGCACGAACTTATTTGCATTGTAGACACCTTAACCCACGGCATTTTAATCAAACGCACCGAAAAAGGCACCACCTTATTACCGCCTTGCCGTCTACTGCATTGGGCCAAACGCGGCTTTGAAATACTGTATTTGCGTCAATACAAATAA
- the cobU gene encoding bifunctional adenosylcobinamide kinase/adenosylcobinamide-phosphate guanylyltransferase, producing the protein MLQLVLGGARSGKSRFAEQLAQQHAQAGLQVVYVATATAYSLSHPIDLPLAHDVEMLARIAQHQADRPDDWQTVETPLNLASTLAQFNHPQYCILVDCLTLWTLNVLETEQLQTQADALFVQLERMNVPLILVSNEIGLGVMPLGQLTREFVDALGRLHQRLAQRADNVTLMVAGLPLPLKIQ; encoded by the coding sequence ATGCTGCAGTTGGTTTTAGGAGGCGCTCGTTCGGGTAAAAGTCGGTTTGCTGAGCAGTTGGCGCAACAGCATGCGCAAGCAGGATTGCAGGTGGTGTATGTGGCCACCGCGACTGCGTACAGTTTGAGCCACCCCATTGATTTACCCCTTGCGCACGACGTTGAAATGTTGGCGCGCATTGCACAGCATCAAGCCGACCGGCCAGATGATTGGCAAACGGTCGAAACCCCGCTTAACTTGGCCAGTACCTTGGCGCAATTTAATCACCCTCAATACTGTATTTTGGTGGATTGTTTAACGCTGTGGACGCTCAATGTTTTAGAAACTGAGCAGCTCCAAACACAAGCCGATGCGCTGTTTGTGCAGTTAGAACGCATGAACGTGCCGCTGATTTTAGTGAGCAATGAAATTGGTTTGGGGGTTATGCCACTGGGGCAACTTACACGCGAGTTTGTTGACGCTTTGGGGCGTTTGCATCAGCGTCTGGCGCAGCGCGCCGATAACGTAACGTTAATGGTGGCCGGCTTGCCGTTGCCGCTTAAAATACAATAA